One genomic segment of Deltaproteobacteria bacterium includes these proteins:
- a CDS encoding ATP-dependent endonuclease codes for MFVEGETEKVVLPYLAKRLGVFDPDISIIDCGSKHNLPLYIAIAEAFEVPYLVIHDEDPLPDPIPNDWNEDKRKAKQRTYDLNKQIRDLIQGPFGKVEMFPRDFETVSGVSKSQGEKKGKALAALDHFESVAESNIPKRLKEVVAAAFNVQEKKE; via the coding sequence GTGTTTGTCGAAGGCGAGACCGAAAAAGTTGTGTTACCGTATCTGGCCAAAAGACTGGGGGTATTTGATCCAGATATTTCAATTATTGACTGTGGAAGTAAACATAATCTCCCTTTGTATATAGCCATCGCTGAAGCCTTCGAAGTTCCTTACCTCGTAATACATGATGAAGATCCTTTACCCGATCCGATACCTAATGATTGGAATGAAGATAAAAGGAAGGCGAAGCAAAGAACGTATGATCTTAATAAGCAGATAAGAGATCTTATTCAAGGCCCTTTTGGAAAGGTGGAAATGTTTCCCCGCGATTTTGAGACGGTGAGCGGGGTTTCCAAAAGCCAAGGTGAGAAGAAAGGAAAGGCTCTTGCCGCACTGGATCATTTCGAGAGTGTCGCTGAATCTAATATTCCAAAGAGGCTGAAGGAGGTGGTAGCGGCAGCCTTCAATGTACAGGAGAAGAAAGAATGA